The window TTACCGCGATGTTCTTTTTTGTAGAGTGCCACTGTGTAGGCATCATAGCCCAATTCTGATGGTAAGCCGAAATGGTCATCAAATTGAATCCCGTCAATGTCATAATTTTGGACGATTTCTACAATTAAATCTTGGATAAATTGCTGTACATCGGGACGAAAAGGACTCAGCCAAACCCGATCATGTGTACCTTCTTTGACAATTTTACTGCCGTTACTGCGATTGGTCAGCCATTGGGGGCGATTTTTGGCTAGGAGGGAATCCGCAGGAGCCATAAAGCCAAATTCAAACCAAGGAATGACTGTTAAGCCTTGTTTATGTCCTTCAGTAACGATTTCTTTGAGCATATCTCGTCCTTGTAATCCCGGTGTGGGATCTAGGGATTTGCCAATTACTTTAGCTGCAACTTTGCTAGGATAAAGTGTATAACCCCAGTTCCATACAGTTGGATAAACGGTATTGAAGTTTAACTCATCTAGACGTTGTAGGGATTGTTGCAAGCGACCGCGCTCAAATAAGACATCGCTATCAATATTTGTTAACCACACTCCCCTTAACTCTGATGTCTGCCCTTGAGGAATAGCAGTTTGAGCTTTTAAAGGTAACGATAGCATGACTACAGCTATCATACTCAGCATAAATACAACTGCAAATAACCCTGATTTTATCCGTTGACGCACATTTTACCTCAGAAATTCCCTGAGTAAGAGACTCAGATCACAGCCGAGATGTTGCCTTGTGGTTTAACATTCGGGAACTGCGGCAGCAATCAGCGGTTAGTAGGCGTTTTGCAATGATCAACCCCTACAACAAGCGGTCAGCAGTAATATCATTTTGGTGCATCAATTTGTAAGTAGGTTTTGTACTTCCTGGAACTTGGAATATGCTGTGTTAGTCAACTAAGAAGTTGTTGGTGGAGTCTGGGTGTAGGGAAGAGATTTCTACGCTTTTAGAAATTATCAACGGATATTTAGGTAAATAGCAGAGTTCTGCTCACCTAAGATTTGCCTCTCTCTTATATTGCTGGCTTTCCTTCACTCAGCAATTACGTATGTCTTGGTGATTATTGTTTCACATCTAGAAAGTAAAAAAATTGGCTTAAATTTTCCGGATTTGCAAAAAATTTTGAGTTTATTGTTACACGTAAATATGTAAGCACGATGAATATCAAACTCGATAAACACACTCCAGACAGCCTGGCATCTTTATTTGTCCTTCTGATGGAAGAAGGGATGACACCAAATCAAATCATGGTGGGTATTGTTCGCCTAGCGACGGATAGCAAAGAATTAGAAGGCACGATTGTATCAGCCGATTGTCTGCGTTTCCTGTTGGCGACAATGCCAGTAGATACCAGTGCGCCAGGGGTGACAGAGTTTATTTTGTCCCTAGCCAAAGAAGGTGTTAGTACCTTGATGTTGTTGGATGCTTTGGGTTTTGCCTGCTATGTTCGTGGTTTGTTCGATGCGGCAAGTGTAATCCGCTTGACTTATCAGAGATTGCAAGCCGATAAAATCATTTCCCAAATGCTACGCGATTAAAAGTTAATGATCAATAAATGTTTCTTTGACAATGCTGATGGAAAATCAAAAAATGCCCAACCAAAAAATGGATGAACTAATAAAAGATTTATATGTGTCCTGTGAGATATTTAGCCAGTTGTAGTGAAGCGGCGACAAAGTTAATGGACTGCTACAACATATAGGGGTGTTGTACAGTGCTTCATCAACAACTGGCGAGTAGGTGTAAGTTCTGAGGGTTGGCTGCAATCCGTCCCTCGGAACAATCCTTAACTGTCCCGTTCTTTTTGTTGATATTCCCATTAAAACGGTAACGAAAAAATTTTGTCTGCCAAATTGCCAAAACCTCGGATTATTTGGCTCACGGCTGAAAAACTGATTTGATTGCATAGATGGGGCGTTGAGGAGCGCCCCTCTTCCTATTTCTGCAAAGATGGGGAGATGGGGAGAAAAATTAATTCTGACTCCTGACTCCTGACTCCTGACTCCTGACTCCTGAATTTTGCTGTATAAAATAGACTCATATACTTATTTTACTGATAATTACGCCTCAAGGGTCATTATAAATAGAATTTGTTTCATTTATTCTGGCAATGTGCCTGATAAAAATAAGTGAGAGAGAAATGTTATCTAGTAAAGAAAACTACTTAAAAGCTACTCATTTAGTTAGTGAAATTAACGATAATATAGCGGAACAATTATGTGGTGGGGCTATTACTACTCCTGAAACTACAGGGGAAAATAACCTTGGCACTCTGCCCACAACAGGCAATAAAACAAGTATCCCATCTACCATAGCCTATGATGCTTTTGGTTTAACTCCCTTTTTTCCTGATTTGCCGACGACAAAATTGCCACGTTTAGGACCACTTGACCCTTCTAGCAGAACTGCTCCTACTCCCAAAAATGCTATTACCATAACCATACCGCTACCATTACCTGTTTGGAGTTGATAGGGCTAAAAACGGTTTACGGTATGGGGGTGGGAGCAATGCTAAAACCCTAGTTCATTTCTAGTTCATTGGATGGAGTTGAATCCATCTCTTTGGATTTATGAATTTATGATCAATAGTCTTTAAAATGGAGGGCTGAGGTAAATAAATATCTAAGTAAGTGAGGCGATAATTTATGTCCAAGCTAATGATTAAATCTCAGCCGCTGGTTGATTTGTCAACAGTGGAACAGCAGCTTTTCGCTGGTGGACAATCCAATCCTATGGAATTAGGTAATATGCCTAATGTTTTAGGTAATGGTTTTCCCAATGTAGCAGGTGCTAATAACCCCTTTGGAAGTACGAAAACAAGCAATACCGACGAAAAAATCCAGGCTTACAATAATAATGTTGGCACAATTCTTTACTAAACCTAGTTGCTGGTTATAACGGTGATGGGGTAATGGATATAAAAATTAATTCTTGCTCCTGAAACTCCTGAAATTCCGGTATTATATCCCCGA of the Anabaena sphaerica FACHB-251 genome contains:
- a CDS encoding glycoside hydrolase family 10 protein — encoded protein: MLSMIAVVMLSLPLKAQTAIPQGQTSELRGVWLTNIDSDVLFERGRLQQSLQRLDELNFNTVYPTVWNWGYTLYPSKVAAKVIGKSLDPTPGLQGRDMLKEIVTEGHKQGLTVIPWFEFGFMAPADSLLAKNRPQWLTNRSNGSKIVKEGTHDRVWLSPFRPDVQQFIQDLIVEIVQNYDIDGIQFDDHFGLPSELGYDAYTVALYKKEHRGKAPSKNPKDPEWVRWRANKITDFMKRVFTAIKANKKNCIVSVAPNPQRFSYEYFLADWQKWERMGLVEDLVLQIYRDDLNVFISELEYPEVKAARKHIPVSIGILSGLKNRSVPMQQIKTQIQKVRDRNFAGVSFFFYETLWNISQEKALERQAGFQQIFPKPANYPNLLAGWKP